The following proteins are encoded in a genomic region of Acidobacteriota bacterium:
- a CDS encoding isoaspartyl peptidase/L-asparaginase, with translation MVKLALAIHGGAGTILRSQMTPVLESEYRGGLENALKAGWNILENGGSSLDAVEAAVCSLEDFPLFNAGRGAVFTHEGQVELDAAIMDGHNLKAGAVTFVKNIKNPVKLARLIMENTEHILLAGEGANQFAEQMGVKIEPDEYFFTEHRWLQLQEAMADGRVELDHSVAKPIGTVGAVACDAQARLAAATSTGGMTNKKFGRVGDTAIIGAGTYADDTCAVSCTGHGEYFMLAATAHDVAARMKYKGLNLFEAAQEAIDHLTAINGEGGLIAVDNRGTVTLPFNSEGMYRGKIESNNSAPLIEIYK, from the coding sequence ATGGTAAAGCTAGCACTTGCAATTCACGGTGGGGCGGGAACAATACTGAGATCGCAGATGACGCCTGTTCTTGAATCGGAATATCGCGGCGGGCTCGAAAATGCGTTAAAAGCCGGATGGAACATTCTCGAAAATGGCGGCAGTTCGCTCGACGCGGTTGAGGCCGCGGTTTGTTCGCTTGAGGATTTTCCTCTTTTTAACGCCGGACGCGGTGCCGTTTTCACACACGAAGGCCAGGTCGAACTCGACGCAGCCATAATGGACGGCCACAACCTGAAAGCGGGTGCGGTAACGTTCGTCAAAAACATCAAGAACCCTGTAAAACTCGCACGCTTGATAATGGAAAACACCGAGCACATTCTACTCGCAGGCGAAGGTGCAAACCAATTCGCCGAGCAAATGGGCGTAAAGATCGAACCTGACGAATACTTCTTCACCGAACACCGCTGGCTCCAACTCCAGGAGGCCATGGCCGACGGCCGGGTTGAACTCGACCATTCAGTTGCAAAACCGATCGGAACTGTTGGAGCAGTCGCTTGCGACGCCCAAGCACGATTGGCTGCCGCCACATCGACGGGAGGTATGACCAACAAAAAGTTCGGCCGTGTCGGCGACACAGCGATAATCGGTGCAGGAACATACGCCGACGACACTTGCGCCGTCTCATGCACCGGGCACGGCGAATACTTCATGCTCGCCGCTACCGCTCATGACGTCGCCGCGAGAATGAAATACAAAGGATTAAATTTGTTTGAGGCCGCTCAGGAAGCGATCGACCATCTCACCGCAATAAACGGCGAAGGCGGACTGATCGCGGTTGATAATCGAGGGACTGTCACGCTTCCGTTCAACTCCGAAGGAATGTATCGAGGAAAGATCGAATCAAATAATAGCGCACCGCTGATCGAGATCTACAAATAA
- a CDS encoding cyanophycinase produces MSESHDREIIGGHLLVIGGAEDKYNERRILKKFLELAGGEKAEVLIVPVASDFPEFAADVYTQAFRNLGIANPRVLRATSRQDIVHADVEKLTNGVTGVFMTGGDQMRLVSLLGGTKLAEALRKKVRDTNVVMAGTSAGAAAMSTSMIVRGEPSSHPHKDAVKLSPGLGFLKNIIIDQHFSERGRISRLITAVAYNPYNLGIGIDENTAIILDGQGILEVYGQGSATIVDGSEITFNEIAEVADKEAFSICGVQFHVLRDGLVYNYLDRHPIQPTNEFLLPDLG; encoded by the coding sequence ATGAGTGAATCGCATGACCGCGAGATCATTGGTGGGCATCTGCTCGTGATCGGTGGGGCAGAGGATAAATATAACGAACGGCGTATCTTGAAAAAATTTCTCGAACTGGCCGGCGGTGAAAAGGCTGAGGTGTTGATCGTGCCCGTGGCTTCGGACTTTCCGGAGTTTGCGGCGGACGTTTATACCCAGGCGTTTAGGAATCTAGGAATCGCGAATCCGCGTGTACTGCGAGCGACGTCAAGGCAGGACATTGTTCATGCGGATGTCGAGAAGTTGACCAACGGAGTTACCGGCGTCTTCATGACGGGTGGCGATCAGATGCGGCTTGTGTCGCTGCTAGGTGGAACTAAACTCGCCGAAGCACTCCGGAAAAAGGTTCGCGATACGAACGTCGTGATGGCCGGCACGAGCGCCGGAGCGGCGGCGATGAGTACGTCGATGATCGTCCGCGGCGAGCCAAGTTCGCATCCGCACAAAGACGCTGTAAAGCTCTCACCGGGACTCGGATTCCTAAAAAATATTATAATCGATCAGCACTTTAGTGAGCGCGGGCGCATCAGCCGTTTGATCACGGCAGTAGCTTATAACCCATACAATCTAGGTATCGGTATCGATGAGAATACGGCCATTATTTTGGATGGTCAAGGGATACTTGAGGTTTATGGCCAGGGCTCCGCGACGATTGTCGACGGTTCAGAGATCACGTTTAACGAAATAGCCGAAGTTGCTGACAAAGAGGCATTTAGCATATGTGGCGTTCAGTTTCATGTATTACGTGACGGTCTTGTCTACAACTATCTTGACCGTCATCCGATTCAGCCGACAAACGAATTCTTATTGCCTGATCTCGGTTAA
- the cphA gene encoding cyanophycin synthetase: MEILETRTLRGPNYWSGYWKKLIIMRLDIGVYEKKPTNKIKGFYDRMVEVLPSLQSHGCSYGEEGGFLKRVVEGTWAGHAIEHFALELQTLAGMDTGYGRTRETGEKGIYNVVYSYLEEEVGRFAGRTAVRLWLDLAEGQDLGGIKEGIAEAIQEMREIRENVRFGPSTGSLVEEADNRDIPFIRLNDQSLVQLGYGVHQKRIQATTTVNTNMISVDIAGNKHATKKLLGDMGVPVPKGYRIRDIEDLEDTLESVGYPVVIKPLDGNHGKGATVGIKSLDDAKIAWEKAKEYSRFIIVEKQLIGEDFRALVVNNRLIAVAERVPAHIVGDGKSAIQKLIDKTNEDPRRGYGHENVLTQIDIDNQTLRCIRKAGYELGSILRKGERLLLKTTANISTGGTAIDRTDEVHPENVFLFERIAKIIGLDVAGVDVIAPNVSEPLGENGGGIIEVNAAPGFRMHLSPSEGIGRNVAEHVIDMLFPPGTPARIPIFSITGTNGKTTTTRLIAHILKNSGRTVGFTTTDGTYIGNQQITAGDNTGPVSAQLVLKDPTVDVAVLETARGGIIRSGLGFDYCDIGVVMNIAADHLGLKDVNTLEDLARVKSVVPRSVSKKGYAVLNAEDPLVYKMKELVDGKVVCFSMDENNPVIKRRAERGRVSCVYENGYVTILKGKWKVRIEKATNIPLTYGGRAEFMVQNVLAATLACFVHGVSIEDLRVGLTTFNAGTAQTPGRLNFVEVGDVTVLMDYAHNPAGLRGLADFISKLPNKYHTVVLNGTGDRRDDDIREFGKIAADTFERIVIRTGNYLRGRTPEELHTLLQEGIAQSKKTPTVRVIPDGRAAIHHAIKYGRKGELVVTLADRVPDDISYVQEYRDMVNEKTG, encoded by the coding sequence ATGGAAATTCTCGAAACACGTACTCTTCGCGGCCCCAATTATTGGAGCGGGTATTGGAAAAAGCTCATAATCATGCGCCTTGATATTGGCGTTTATGAGAAAAAACCAACGAACAAGATAAAGGGATTTTACGATCGTATGGTCGAAGTGCTGCCTTCGCTTCAATCGCACGGCTGTAGCTATGGCGAAGAGGGCGGATTTCTAAAACGCGTTGTCGAAGGTACCTGGGCCGGGCATGCCATCGAGCACTTCGCGTTGGAATTGCAAACACTTGCGGGAATGGACACGGGCTACGGTCGGACGCGCGAGACCGGCGAAAAAGGAATTTACAACGTTGTTTACAGCTATCTCGAAGAAGAGGTGGGGCGATTTGCCGGTAGGACGGCCGTTAGATTGTGGCTTGATCTCGCGGAGGGCCAAGACCTCGGAGGAATCAAAGAAGGTATTGCAGAAGCCATTCAGGAAATGCGCGAGATTCGCGAGAATGTGCGGTTCGGGCCATCCACAGGTTCACTTGTCGAGGAAGCGGATAATCGTGATATTCCGTTCATTCGCCTAAATGACCAGTCTCTAGTCCAACTCGGTTATGGAGTCCACCAGAAGCGCATACAGGCGACGACTACCGTTAATACAAACATGATCTCGGTCGATATCGCCGGAAATAAGCACGCGACCAAAAAGCTCCTCGGCGACATGGGTGTACCCGTGCCGAAAGGATATCGAATTCGTGATATCGAGGACCTAGAAGATACATTAGAAAGTGTTGGCTATCCTGTTGTGATTAAACCACTTGATGGTAATCATGGCAAAGGAGCAACGGTCGGGATCAAGTCGCTTGATGATGCGAAGATCGCGTGGGAAAAGGCAAAAGAATATTCCCGTTTTATCATCGTCGAAAAACAATTGATCGGCGAAGATTTTCGTGCCTTGGTTGTGAACAACAGGCTCATCGCGGTCGCTGAACGCGTACCGGCCCATATTGTAGGCGACGGAAAAAGTGCGATCCAAAAGTTGATCGACAAAACAAACGAAGATCCGCGGCGTGGTTATGGCCACGAAAATGTTCTGACTCAGATCGATATAGACAATCAGACCTTGCGATGTATACGGAAGGCAGGCTACGAGCTGGGGTCGATTTTGAGAAAAGGCGAACGGCTGCTTCTCAAAACCACAGCGAATATTTCGACCGGCGGAACGGCGATCGATCGCACCGATGAGGTGCATCCTGAGAATGTATTTTTATTTGAGCGAATTGCGAAGATAATAGGGCTAGATGTTGCAGGTGTTGATGTTATTGCTCCGAATGTAAGCGAGCCATTAGGTGAGAATGGCGGCGGGATCATCGAGGTGAATGCGGCTCCGGGCTTTCGCATGCATCTCAGCCCGAGCGAAGGTATTGGCAGAAATGTGGCAGAACACGTCATCGATATGCTCTTCCCGCCGGGAACTCCAGCTCGTATTCCGATCTTTTCGATCACCGGAACGAACGGAAAGACAACCACGACACGTTTGATCGCTCATATTCTCAAAAATAGTGGACGAACGGTTGGTTTTACTACTACTGACGGAACGTATATCGGCAACCAGCAGATCACTGCCGGGGACAATACGGGGCCGGTCTCTGCTCAGCTAGTATTAAAAGATCCAACGGTTGACGTCGCGGTACTCGAAACCGCCCGCGGCGGTATTATCCGGTCTGGGCTTGGCTTTGACTACTGTGACATCGGTGTTGTTATGAATATCGCTGCAGACCACCTTGGTCTGAAAGACGTAAATACGCTCGAGGATCTCGCTCGCGTAAAATCGGTCGTGCCGCGGTCGGTTTCCAAGAAGGGTTACGCCGTATTGAATGCCGAAGACCCCCTTGTTTACAAAATGAAAGAGTTGGTCGATGGCAAAGTTGTTTGCTTTTCGATGGATGAGAACAATCCTGTGATCAAGCGCCGGGCTGAACGGGGCCGCGTGTCGTGCGTTTACGAAAATGGCTATGTCACTATTCTCAAGGGCAAATGGAAGGTACGAATTGAAAAGGCGACCAATATTCCGCTCACCTATGGCGGACGAGCCGAGTTCATGGTACAGAATGTGCTCGCGGCAACGCTCGCGTGTTTTGTTCACGGTGTATCGATCGAGGATCTACGGGTTGGTTTGACGACATTCAACGCTGGTACCGCACAAACGCCGGGACGTTTGAATTTTGTCGAGGTCGGCGACGTTACGGTCCTCATGGACTACGCCCATAACCCGGCTGGACTCAGAGGCTTAGCTGACTTTATCTCGAAACTACCTAATAAGTATCATACGGTCGTTTTGAACGGAACAGGCGACCGTCGCGACGACGATATTCGTGAATTCGGCAAGATCGCGGCTGACACATTCGAACGCATCGTTATCCGGACCGGCAACTATCTCCGTGGTCGAACCCCGGAGGAACTTCACACGCTCTTGCAGGAAGGAATTGCACAGAGCAAAAAAACACCCACCGTCCGAGTCATTCCCGATGGACGTGCGGCGATACACCACGCGATAAAATACGGCCGCAAGGGCGAACTGGTGGTCACGCTTGCCGACCGCGTGCCGGACGATATTAGTTATGTCCAGGAATATCGGGACATGGTAAACGAAAAGACAGGATAG
- the carB gene encoding carbamoyl-phosphate synthase large subunit, whose product MPRREDIHKILIIGSGPIVIGQGCEFDYSGTQACRALKQEGYEVVLVNSNPATIMTDPEIADCTYIEPLTLETVTAIIEKERPDALLPTVGGQTGLNLSVELHEQGILDKFGVKLIGANISAIKVGEDRELFKAAMDEIGIQSPRGGFAHTWEEARQIVEMTGYPAIVRPSFTLGGTGGGTAYNPEEFEEIARGGLAASPNSQILVEESILGWKEYELEVMRDLNDNVVIICSIENFDPMGVHTGDSITVAPAQTLTDREYQNLRDMSKACIRKVGVETGGSNIQFAVNPANGDVRIIEMNPRVSRSSALASKATGFPIAKIAAKLAVGYTLDEIPNDITKKTPASFEPTIDYVVTKIPKWAFEKFPGAEDVLGTQMKSVGEVMAIGRTFKESLFKGLRSLEAVTPLRLQDVSDSELERKLARPNSQRFSYLTYALQNGKSIEEVHRLSRIDPWFLDQLSQVMELQAEIDSKPMSDVSLELLRAAKESGLSDRRLFFLTGTSENEIREYRKSNGIAPVYKRVDTCGAEFESFTPYLYSTYEQECEAEPSNRKKIMILGSGPNRIGQGIEFDYCCCHASFALHVANFETIMVNCNPETVSTDYDTSDRLYFEPLTFEDVMNIVDVEHPDGVIVQFGGQTPLNLADRLYAAGVPIIGTSPDSIDLAEDRKRFGALLDELKIPCPQNSSVTSADEAKVVANKIGYPVVVRPSFVLGGRAMAIVYDDESLDDYMRSAVDASPEKPILIDKFLERASEIDVDALADAETVVIAGIQGHIEEAGIHSGDSSSVLPAQKIASEHLETIQHYTKLLAKALKVVGLMNLQFAIQDDRVFVIEVNPRASRTVPFVAKATGVPIAKIASLVMAGHKTLADFNLPDVLPVPKIFVKSPVFPFKKFAGVDPILGPEMHSTGEVMGVGATFGEAYGKAMEGAGLTLPLKGKAFISVNSSDKGQAVVLARRLSKMGFGLVATYRTTNRLREVGLACESVFKVNEGRPNIADLIKQGEIALIINTPLGKTSFYDEKAIRKAALQFNVPCVTTMTGAEALVEAIGTKISQKHVTVRSLQEIHTGTSSASHS is encoded by the coding sequence ATGCCTAGACGCGAAGACATACACAAAATTCTGATCATCGGCTCGGGTCCGATCGTAATAGGGCAGGGTTGTGAATTTGATTATTCAGGAACTCAGGCCTGTCGGGCACTCAAGCAAGAAGGATATGAGGTCGTGCTGGTCAATTCAAATCCGGCAACGATCATGACCGACCCCGAGATCGCCGACTGCACTTATATCGAGCCGCTGACACTCGAAACTGTCACCGCAATTATTGAAAAAGAGCGTCCGGATGCGTTGTTGCCGACGGTTGGCGGCCAGACCGGATTGAATCTCTCAGTAGAATTGCACGAGCAGGGAATTCTCGACAAATTCGGCGTAAAACTGATCGGGGCGAACATAAGCGCGATCAAGGTCGGTGAAGACCGTGAATTGTTCAAGGCCGCGATGGACGAGATCGGTATACAGAGCCCGCGTGGCGGATTTGCGCATACGTGGGAAGAAGCACGGCAGATAGTCGAGATGACAGGGTATCCGGCGATCGTTCGACCAAGCTTTACGCTTGGCGGCACAGGAGGCGGGACGGCGTACAACCCCGAAGAATTCGAAGAGATCGCGAGAGGTGGCCTTGCGGCATCGCCAAATTCGCAGATACTCGTCGAAGAATCGATCCTCGGCTGGAAGGAATATGAGCTGGAGGTGATGCGCGATCTTAATGATAACGTAGTCATCATCTGTTCGATCGAGAATTTTGACCCGATGGGCGTTCACACGGGCGATTCGATCACCGTCGCTCCGGCCCAAACATTGACCGACCGCGAGTACCAAAACTTGCGCGACATGTCGAAGGCATGCATTCGAAAAGTAGGTGTCGAAACGGGAGGATCTAACATACAATTTGCCGTAAATCCCGCAAACGGTGATGTGAGGATAATCGAGATGAATCCGCGGGTGTCGCGTTCATCAGCTCTCGCGTCGAAAGCCACTGGATTTCCGATCGCTAAGATCGCTGCCAAACTCGCCGTCGGCTATACGCTAGACGAGATCCCTAACGACATCACAAAAAAGACTCCCGCGTCATTCGAACCGACGATCGATTATGTCGTAACTAAGATCCCGAAATGGGCGTTCGAAAAATTCCCCGGAGCCGAAGATGTACTCGGAACGCAGATGAAATCGGTCGGCGAAGTGATGGCGATCGGCAGGACCTTTAAGGAATCTCTGTTTAAGGGGTTACGTTCACTCGAGGCGGTTACACCGTTGCGTTTACAGGATGTTAGCGATTCCGAACTAGAGCGAAAGTTGGCCCGCCCGAACTCGCAGCGATTCTCGTATCTAACGTACGCCTTGCAGAATGGGAAGTCGATCGAAGAGGTTCACCGATTAAGCAGGATTGATCCATGGTTCCTGGACCAGTTGTCTCAGGTTATGGAATTGCAGGCCGAGATCGACTCGAAACCGATGTCGGACGTGTCGTTGGAATTGTTGCGAGCGGCTAAGGAGTCCGGGTTGTCTGACCGCCGCTTGTTCTTCCTCACCGGAACATCTGAGAACGAGATCCGCGAATATCGCAAATCGAATGGTATCGCTCCCGTATATAAACGTGTTGATACCTGCGGAGCCGAGTTTGAATCGTTTACACCTTATCTTTATTCAACATATGAACAAGAGTGTGAAGCTGAGCCATCTAACCGTAAGAAAATAATGATCTTAGGTTCTGGGCCGAATCGAATTGGGCAGGGAATCGAATTTGACTATTGCTGCTGTCATGCGAGCTTCGCCCTACATGTTGCAAATTTTGAGACGATCATGGTCAATTGCAACCCAGAAACCGTCTCAACGGATTATGACACATCGGACCGCTTGTATTTCGAGCCGCTGACCTTTGAAGATGTAATGAACATCGTCGATGTCGAGCATCCTGATGGCGTAATCGTGCAGTTTGGGGGGCAGACGCCCTTGAATCTTGCCGATCGTTTATACGCGGCGGGCGTTCCGATAATCGGAACATCACCTGATTCGATCGATCTCGCGGAAGACCGCAAGCGGTTCGGTGCGTTGTTGGACGAACTGAAAATTCCATGCCCACAGAATTCAAGTGTTACCTCAGCAGATGAGGCTAAAGTTGTTGCGAATAAAATAGGTTATCCGGTCGTAGTTAGGCCTAGTTTTGTACTTGGGGGACGGGCCATGGCGATCGTCTATGACGATGAATCATTGGACGACTATATGCGTTCTGCAGTTGATGCGTCGCCCGAAAAACCGATCTTGATCGACAAGTTTTTGGAGCGTGCGTCGGAGATCGACGTGGATGCCTTGGCCGATGCAGAGACGGTTGTGATCGCCGGGATTCAAGGGCACATTGAGGAAGCCGGAATTCACTCGGGCGATTCGTCCAGCGTCTTGCCCGCGCAGAAGATCGCTTCCGAGCACCTTGAAACGATCCAGCATTACACAAAACTTCTGGCAAAAGCCCTCAAGGTTGTCGGATTGATGAATCTTCAATTCGCGATCCAGGATGATCGCGTTTTTGTTATCGAGGTCAATCCTCGTGCTTCTCGAACGGTCCCCTTCGTTGCGAAAGCTACCGGCGTACCGATCGCAAAGATCGCTTCGCTTGTCATGGCGGGCCACAAAACTCTCGCTGATTTTAATCTTCCGGACGTTTTGCCGGTGCCTAAGATATTCGTCAAATCCCCGGTTTTCCCGTTCAAGAAGTTCGCAGGCGTAGATCCTATCCTTGGGCCTGAAATGCATTCTACCGGGGAAGTAATGGGCGTTGGGGCGACGTTTGGCGAGGCTTACGGGAAAGCGATGGAGGGAGCTGGCCTCACTTTGCCGCTGAAAGGGAAAGCTTTTATTTCGGTAAATAGTTCAGATAAAGGGCAAGCGGTCGTGCTCGCCCGCCGATTAAGCAAAATGGGTTTCGGACTTGTTGCGACTTATAGAACGACGAATCGACTTCGCGAGGTCGGTTTAGCGTGTGAGTCAGTTTTCAAGGTAAACGAGGGCCGTCCGAACATAGCCGATCTGATCAAACAAGGCGAGATCGCATTGATCATCAATACGCCGCTTGGCAAGACGTCATTCTACGATGAAAAGGCTATTCGCAAGGCCGCTCTGCAATTCAATGTTCCGTGTGTAACGACAATGACTGGTGCTGAGGCGTTGGTCGAAGCAATCGGGACAAAGATCTCACAGAAACATGTGACGGTGCGGAGCTTGCAGGAGATCCACACGGGAACCTCATCCGCATCTCATTCTTGA
- a CDS encoding peptidase inhibitor family I36 protein, producing MQKYTKTILFTLIIGLSLPFIASAQTANRVYFYEDIDYKGAVVSFNGIRDVPDLRSYPTGSGGKNWNDRISSIKVGTGVKLIVYKDINYKGGSYTVPGPGWISTLVSNGWNDKISSFRVVPE from the coding sequence ATGCAAAAGTACACAAAGACAATTTTGTTCACACTCATTATTGGGCTGTCATTACCGTTTATTGCGTCAGCTCAAACAGCAAATCGCGTTTATTTCTACGAGGATATTGACTATAAGGGCGCCGTAGTGTCGTTTAACGGCATTAGGGACGTACCTGATCTGAGATCATATCCGACAGGTAGCGGTGGTAAGAACTGGAACGACCGGATATCATCCATCAAAGTCGGTACCGGCGTCAAGTTAATTGTTTACAAGGACATTAACTACAAGGGCGGTTCCTACACGGTGCCAGGTCCCGGCTGGATCTCGACACTTGTGTCGAATGGATGGAATGACAAGATCTCGTCATTTAGAGTCGTACCGGAATAA
- a CDS encoding tetratricopeptide repeat protein, with the protein MRRANSFITFVVSFALIFSLLPSATIVRGQDMVASESISGGGSAFVFRGSKKAPQARMGIGYASSGEAAGGAARARSGRTNAQIAAAAKKRKAAAALARKKAIIAAANKKLQLSNTLTAKGEKALDADQNDEAITSFRSALVQNPKNTRAMNGLSDALTEKGITVAGDTNNTAAIPLFEEAIKYDKSNDVAYAKLGAVYDSSGQKDKAIANYEKAIAINPDLAALQTTLGLAYIENGDIAKAEVALKKSEAGGSDSVDTRTLRGLILFKQNKNEEAIAAFDRVLELDNRNAAANYYRGQAFGRLDQNDRSIAAYKKAIEAEPGYAPASFDLGVAYYNAGDLKNAEIFYQSAIKADPKNYQAHANLASTYRQLERYPEANAEYAMASNGIKTADLYSEWGYCLGKTNEWDKAAARLQTARELSPTAVDNSNVGWAYYNSGTAKAANKDEAGAKADYAVGKTFLQKAVEQDPKLDAAYLNLGSTHNGLGEYQLAVGVLNTAVGLRKGWTLALNQLGLGYRGLNDLTNAVAIFKQVTDLDGNNLFGLFRLGEAYNASGNKKEAKKINDRLKKLDPRLAGMLNDVFNGKIPMPGMGNVGVPNVTNIPKVPKVPNIPRFPY; encoded by the coding sequence ATGAGACGAGCAAATTCCTTCATCACTTTTGTGGTTTCTTTCGCGTTGATATTTTCGCTGCTCCCTTCGGCGACGATCGTTCGCGGACAAGACATGGTGGCCTCCGAGAGCATTTCAGGTGGCGGTAGTGCGTTTGTTTTTCGCGGTTCGAAAAAGGCTCCTCAGGCTCGAATGGGCATTGGGTACGCGTCCTCCGGCGAAGCGGCCGGCGGAGCCGCCCGAGCCAGATCGGGCCGTACAAATGCCCAAATCGCCGCTGCGGCGAAAAAACGCAAAGCCGCTGCTGCATTGGCACGTAAAAAGGCTATCATCGCGGCGGCAAACAAAAAACTACAGCTCTCAAATACATTGACAGCCAAGGGTGAGAAGGCTCTTGACGCTGATCAAAATGATGAGGCGATCACCAGCTTCCGTTCGGCCCTAGTTCAGAATCCTAAGAATACACGTGCGATGAACGGTCTGAGCGATGCTTTGACCGAAAAGGGCATTACGGTGGCAGGAGATACGAACAATACGGCGGCGATCCCGCTTTTTGAAGAAGCGATCAAATACGACAAGTCCAATGACGTTGCGTACGCCAAATTAGGAGCGGTTTATGATTCATCGGGACAGAAGGACAAAGCGATCGCGAATTACGAAAAGGCGATTGCTATCAATCCTGATCTTGCAGCACTTCAAACGACATTAGGACTTGCTTACATTGAGAATGGTGACATCGCGAAGGCGGAAGTCGCTTTGAAGAAGAGTGAAGCCGGCGGGTCGGATTCCGTCGATACTCGAACACTCCGGGGACTTATACTCTTCAAGCAGAATAAGAACGAAGAGGCTATCGCCGCGTTTGACCGTGTTCTTGAACTGGACAACCGAAATGCTGCCGCCAACTATTATCGTGGCCAGGCATTCGGGCGTTTGGATCAAAACGATAGGTCTATTGCCGCCTATAAAAAGGCCATCGAGGCTGAGCCGGGTTATGCACCTGCTTCGTTTGATCTCGGTGTTGCCTATTACAATGCAGGCGATTTAAAGAATGCTGAGATTTTTTATCAAAGCGCGATAAAGGCCGACCCGAAAAACTATCAAGCTCACGCGAACCTGGCAAGTACGTATCGTCAGCTCGAGCGCTATCCTGAAGCAAATGCCGAATATGCTATGGCCTCGAATGGCATTAAGACTGCGGATCTATATAGCGAATGGGGCTATTGCCTCGGTAAGACGAATGAATGGGACAAGGCTGCGGCCAGGCTGCAGACAGCCCGAGAATTGAGCCCGACGGCTGTGGACAATTCGAATGTTGGTTGGGCCTATTACAATTCCGGCACGGCTAAGGCCGCAAACAAAGATGAGGCAGGAGCAAAGGCCGATTATGCGGTCGGAAAGACATTTCTGCAAAAAGCAGTCGAGCAGGACCCGAAGCTCGATGCGGCATATCTCAACCTAGGTTCGACGCACAACGGGCTCGGCGAATATCAACTGGCGGTTGGCGTACTGAATACGGCTGTCGGGCTCCGAAAAGGATGGACGCTTGCATTAAATCAGTTGGGTCTCGGATATCGCGGGCTTAATGATCTTACAAATGCGGTAGCGATCTTTAAGCAAGTAACCGATCTCGATGGTAACAACCTGTTTGGACTATTCAGGCTCGGCGAGGCTTACAACGCGAGTGGAAACAAGAAAGAAGCCAAAAAGATCAATGACCGGCTCAAAAAGCTTGATCCAAGGTTGGCGGGTATGCTTAACGACGTGTTCAACGGGAAGATTCCAATGCCAGGTATGGGAAATGTTGGCGTTCCAAATGTAACAAACATTCCGAAGGTGCCCAAGGTGCCCAATATTCCGAGATTTCCCTATTAA
- a CDS encoding UDP-N-acetylmuramate dehydrogenase — protein MKIGGRARFFVEAHNENDVVDALRFAYEKGLDVFVLGGGSNVLISDKGFDGMVMHIATQGVEFSKADESVTATVQAGEDWDDFVANCVERNLAGIECLSGIPGQVGGTPVQNVGAYGQEVSETIVSVRCLDRNSLAIRELCNEDCCFSYRRSIFNSTDLGYYIVLSVKFSLKQNGEPKIAYKDVRDYFVDRTPTLTEVRDAVMAIRRSKSMVLDADDPNSRSAGSFFKNPIVGIEILAAIRKSFPGVPSFTVDADNAKIPAAWLIENAGFQKGFVLGSAAISSKHTLALINRGNATSGQIVNLKEKIQTEVESRFGILLEPEPIFVGF, from the coding sequence TTATGAAAAAGGTCTCGACGTTTTTGTTCTTGGCGGCGGCAGCAATGTGTTGATTTCAGACAAAGGGTTTGACGGTATGGTTATGCACATCGCGACCCAAGGTGTCGAGTTCAGCAAAGCCGATGAAAGTGTTACAGCGACTGTACAAGCCGGCGAGGATTGGGACGATTTTGTGGCGAATTGTGTCGAACGAAATTTAGCCGGCATCGAGTGTCTTAGCGGTATTCCCGGCCAAGTCGGTGGAACCCCCGTGCAGAACGTCGGTGCGTACGGGCAAGAGGTTTCGGAAACTATCGTTTCGGTGAGGTGCCTCGACCGGAATAGTCTAGCTATCCGTGAGCTTTGTAACGAAGACTGCTGCTTCTCGTACAGAAGGAGTATATTTAACTCCACCGACTTAGGATATTATATTGTCCTAAGTGTGAAGTTCTCATTGAAACAAAACGGTGAGCCAAAGATCGCATATAAGGATGTCCGCGATTATTTTGTCGACCGAACGCCGACACTCACCGAAGTGCGAGATGCTGTTATGGCGATCCGCCGATCGAAGTCGATGGTGCTTGATGCGGACGATCCCAATTCTCGAAGTGCAGGGTCGTTCTTCAAAAATCCAATCGTGGGCATCGAGATTCTTGCAGCGATCCGCAAGTCTTTTCCTGGAGTACCGAGCTTTACGGTCGATGCCGACAATGCAAAAATTCCGGCTGCATGGTTGATCGAGAACGCGGGGTTTCAGAAGGGCTTTGTTTTGGGCTCTGCCGCCATCTCGTCAAAACATACACTTGCATTGATCAATCGCGGCAACGCTACGAGTGGACAGATCGTTAATCTCAAAGAAAAGATCCAGACTGAGGTCGAGAGCCGATTTGGTATCCTCCTCGAGCCGGAACCGATCTTTGTCGGTTTTTGA